DNA sequence from the Candidatus Hydrogenedentota bacterium genome:
GTGGCCGGACATCATCGTCGCCAGTTTCCACGCCGTGCGCCACCGTGACATCACCGTCTTCCTCAACATCAAGCCCGAGGGGGTCTTCAAGCCCGTCACCTTCAAGATTGCGGAGGAAAACCTCCCCTATGAGCGCCACCGGGACGGCGAGGGCGTCCCCCTTTTCACCAAGCCCGGCCTCACCTCCGTGCATGTGCAGGACATGGACGGCGACGGCCTGCGCGACCTGCTCGCCACCGGGTGGAGCAGCGACGTGGTGGTGCTCATGCACGGCCACGCGGAGACGTACTTCGCCGAACCCCAGTTCCTTCCCGTGCCCGGCGGGCCGTCAAGCCTCTGCGTCGCCGACTTCAACGGGGACGGCACGCTGGACTTCGCCGTGACCTGCCAGGCCGCCGACCAGACCGCCGTGTGGCTGGGCGACGGAAGGGGCGGATTCAGTGAAAGTTCCCGGTTCCCCTCAAGAGGCACGCACCCCTCGGTCATCCGGGAAGCCGACATGAACGGCGACGGCATTCCCGACCTCGCCGTCGGACATTCCTACACGGAGGACAGCATCGTCCTCTTCTTCGGCGATGGAAAGGGAACCTTTGCCGCCTCCCAGGAAATCCTTCTCGGCGACGACCGCAGGGTGCTGGAAAAGGAAATCCGCGACGTCATCGTGGACGACTTCAACGGCGACGGGCGCATGGACCTCGCCGCCGCCTGCTTCGCCTCCGGCGAGGTGGCGGTCCTGCTTAACGCCTCCGCGGACACGACTATCCCCCTGGTGTTCGCCAGGGAGATCTACCCCTTTCAGGACGGAAAACCGTGCGCCCTGGCCTCTGCGGACTTGGACGGTGACGAGAAGAAGGACATTGCGGCAGCCCTGTGGGAAATCAACGCGGTGGGGTTCCTCGCCAACGCGGGAAAGTGACCCTTTGTCTCGAAAGACCGCCCGGTCCTAGGCGCGCGCCACCGTCTGAGGATGCCCTGCGCGGCGTTTCGGGAGTGTTCCCAACAGACGGGACATGCCCCGGTGCTGCTCCTCCGCCAGCGGTCGCCCGCCGAAACGGACGTCCTCGTAGGTGTCCAAGAACGCGCCCAACTCCGAGACCGGAAGTCCCGGCACTGTCGCCAGGGCAGCCCGGATCTCATCGCAGGTCTTTCCCGCGCTGGCCACCCCCAGCCGCTCCAGCCGCCGGCAGAGCAGCCGGTGCAGCCGCGCCACCCGCGACTGGTCCGGGCTGAGGCGCGGTCCCCGCCCGCGCCCCCGCATCAGGACACGCAAAAGAACCGCCGCCACCGAAACCAACGCCGCGCCGCCCGCCGCCCAGGACACGCGGGAAAGCCCCCCGAGCCCCCCTGCCTGAACAAAGACCTCCGGAAGCGCGAACCGCGCCCCCGGCGCGCCGTGCCCCGGGTTCCGGAACCGGGCCGCCAGCCGGTCCAGCCGCCACGTGCCCTCGAACCCCATGACCTTGCGGTACCAGAACATCTTGGCCCCCAGCACCCGGCTCGACCACTCCCGCCGCAGGCGGCCAAACCCCGTGGCCGAAAACTCGGAGGCGGGGGAGGGGTCGAAACGCACCCAGCCCGCCCCCGGAATAAGCGCCTCCACCCAGAGGTG
Encoded proteins:
- a CDS encoding VCBS repeat-containing protein, with translation MNIRSCRAVLPLLLGVLCAMPGVRAAEKARRQFSPQPRTVAAGPNPCAIACRDLNDDGIPDIVTADRGVLADPRDERPANDELSVFIADQPFSYTRQTPTLKCGFGPYAVALANVDGLKWPDIIVASFHAVRHRDITVFLNIKPEGVFKPVTFKIAEENLPYERHRDGEGVPLFTKPGLTSVHVQDMDGDGLRDLLATGWSSDVVVLMHGHAETYFAEPQFLPVPGGPSSLCVADFNGDGTLDFAVTCQAADQTAVWLGDGRGGFSESSRFPSRGTHPSVIREADMNGDGIPDLAVGHSYTEDSIVLFFGDGKGTFAASQEILLGDDRRVLEKEIRDVIVDDFNGDGRMDLAAACFASGEVAVLLNASADTTIPLVFAREIYPFQDGKPCALASADLDGDEKKDIAAALWEINAVGFLANAGK